The Nitrospira sp. genome contains the following window.
TGTGCAAACAGGCCGGCCTGCCCTGCAGAGAGGGTCGTGACCAGATCCTTGGTCAGCAGGGAGGTAACGAAATACTGTCCCTTCAACACGGAGTCGATGGCTTGCTCCAGTTCTCTGGCCGCGGATCGCTTGAGCAGGTAGGCTGATGCCCCGGCTTTGAAGGCCTCGCTCACATAGGCCGGGTCCGCATGCATGGTGACGAAGATGAGTTTCACGTCGGGCAGCAGCTTCTTTAATTGGCGCGCGGCATCGACTCCATTTAATAACGGCATGGAGATATCCAGCAGGATCAAGTCGGGGCGCAGCCGCGTGGCTGCGTCGAGGAGCGCGCGGCCGTCTTCGACCGCCCCCACCACCTCACAACGTTGTTCCACGATTCGCCGGAATCCTTCCAGCACCAGCGTATGGTCGTCGGCCAGCAACACTCGAGGGGGCGTGGTCATACAGGAACCTCCGCGTGCGGAACTTTGATATAGAGGCGTGTGCCCTGGTGAGGGAGCGAATCGATGGTGACGGTGCCGCGGACCAGGCGGAGGCGCTCTGCCATGCTGATCAGGCCGAGACCGCGATGGTTGTTCGCCAGTTGCTGCGTGTCAAACCCGACTCCGTCATCCTGCACGGTGAGCGTGATGGCATCGGCCGTCGAAGCGAGGGATACCATGACCCTGCTCGCCTGCGCATGTTTCATCACATTCGCCAGACTCTCCTGGGCGATGCGGTAGAGACAGGTGGCCACGGTTTGCGGCACGGTCTGCGGTGCCGGCGACACGTCGAACGTGCCTTGAAGGTTCGCGCGTGCCGCGCATTCATCGACCAGGCGCTGCAAGGCGACGGTCAGTCCCAGGTCGTCCAGAATGGACGGATGAAACTGATAGGCCAGATGGCGTACGTCGTCCGACAGCTCGGTGAGCCGGTCCTGGATCGAGCGTAGCTCTTTGCTGCAGTCGCTCGCCGAGGGGGGGAGGCTGCTCTCCAGCGACTCGGCTTGGACAACCAGCATGGCCAGCCGCTGGTTGATGTCGTCATGGAGATCCCGGGAGATGCGCCGGCGTTCCTCCTCCTGGGCCGTGAGGAGACGGGCCGCCAGGTCCCGCAACTCCTGCCGGCTGGTGGCGAGATCGTGTTCGCTGGCGCGCAGAGACTCTTCCGTCTCGACGTGTTCAGAGATTTCATGCAGGAGGGTACGGTTCACGTCGGCCAGTTCCCTGGTGCGGGCGGCAACGCGCGCTTCAAGTTCGTCTTTCGCCTGACGGAGTCGAATCTCCGCATGATGCCGTTGTCGCAGGAGTACGGCCGAGATCCAGACGACGACGAGACCGAGGGAGGCATTGGTGACCCCTACCCATAGCGGAATGCTGCTCAGACGAGGGCCTCCCACAGCCCCGACGATGAGCAGTCCGGTGGCGCAGGCGGCGGTGAGCAGCGGAAGTCGTGGATTCGGGGAGAATGAGGCCAGCAGCACGATTCCGGCGTAGAGCGCGCCGATGGCCACCCCGAGCGGCATGAACAGATCGAGCGCAAAGAGGCCGCAGGTCAATCCGACGATGCCTGGAAGAATCCAGCTATTATGCTTGCCGGCCATCGCCTGCCTGATTCATGTGCTTATTATCCGTTCCCGAGTGGCGCGGTTCAACCCCGGAATACACAGCCTGCCGGCTCAGTCCTGTTCCATTTGCTTCTTGAGGCGCCGGTCCAGGGCGAACCGCGTCAATCCCAGATGTTTGGCGGCCAGGGTTTTGTTGTGATCCGAGAGGCGCACGACTTCCTCGATCAGGGCCGACTCGATATCGGCCAGCGTCTGTTGTCCCAGCACCATTTCAATGCGAAGGGAGGGGTGTTCGCCTTGCGCCATGGCCACGGCGATGTGCGGGGCTTGCTCGCGTAATTCGCGCGGGAGGCAGCCGGCGGTCAAGGTTTTGTCGTGGCAGAGAATCATGGCGCGTTCGATGATGTTCTGGAGTTCGCGAATATTGCCCGGATAACTGTATCGCTGAAGGAGCTCTTGCGCCTCGGGTTCGATGTCGACGACCTCCTTGCCGAACTCTTTGCCGAATCGCAGCATGGCCTGCATGGACAGCGGGAGAATATCCTCCGCACGCACGCGCAGGGGCGGGAGTTCGAAGGTCACCACGTTCAGGCGAAAGAAGAGATCTTCACGGAAGCTGCCGCGCGCCGTGTCCTTCTTGAGGTCGCGATTGGTGGCGGTCATCAAGCGGAAGTCTACCGAGAGGTCTTCCGTGCCGCCCACGCGCCTGAAGGTGCGTTCCTGCAGGACGCGGAGGAGCTTCGCCTGCATGGCCGGGTCCAGGTCGCCGATTTCGTCCAGAAACAACGTGCCGCCTTCCGCTTTTTCGAGGAGCCCGCGTTTGCGCTGGTGGGCGCCCGTGAAGGCGCCCCGCTCATGTCCGAACAGCTCGCTTTCAAAGAGCTCCTTCGGAATAGCCGTGCAGTTCACGGCGACGAAGGGGCCTGAGGCACGAGGGCTGTTGCAATGGATGACCCGCGCCAGGAACTCCTTGCCGGTGCCCGTTTCGCCCTGAAGCAGCACGGTCGATTTAGCATTCTGCGCCACATCACGAACCTGGCCGAGCAGGAGCTGCATCGCCGGACTGCGCGCATCGATATTGGAAAGCGCGTAGGGGCTGTTTTGATCCTCGAGTGAAAATTCGACCCGGTGGCGCAGCGTGAGGAATTCGATTGCGCGATCGACGACAGGATCGACACCGGAGAGGTCGACCGACTTGATCAGGAAATCGTAGGCGCCCAGCCGCATCGCTTCCACCGCATCTTCCACGGTCCCATAGGCCGTCAGCATGATGATCAGCGTCTGGGGCGCGATCGGGCGGAGCTGCCTGAGTGTCTCGACGCCTCCCATGCCGGGCATTTTCAAGTCCAGCAGAATGAGGTCCGGCGCATGTTGGGTGACGGCCCGGATCACATCCTCGCCTGATTCGAAGCCGGTCACGGTGTGATGGCGCCGCGAAAGGCGTTTGACGATGGCGGATCGAATGGCGGGTTCGTCATCCGTGACGTAAATCGTGGCCTGCATGCTGTTCCTCTTCCTGCATTCGTGGTGGCTGTTGTCGTAAGGGGGCCCAGACGCGCACGGTGGTGCCGCGTCCCACTTCACTGTCCAAGGCAATTTCTCCGCCGTGTGCTTCGAGAATGTTACGGCAGATGGCCAGTCCTAATCCTGTCCCCTGCGGTTTGCCGCTCGTGAAAAACGGTTCGAACACGTGCGGGAGGTGGGTGGGGCTGATCCCGGTACCTCGATCTGCGACGGTGACTTCCAGTCCCGGCTCCACGCCGCGGGCCTGCTGAACCAGGGTGACGGCAATCGTTCCGCCGGAGGGGCTGGCTTCGATTGCATTCTGCAGCACGTTGAGCAGCACTTGTTTCAGTTGATCGCGGTCGGCCTGAATGGTGTAGGGAGCGTCCGGCGCCGAGAGTCGGATCGTCGCCTGCTTGCGCGTGAGCGGCTCATCCAAGACCTTCATGACCTCTTGCACCAGCTGCGCCATGTCGAAGGCGAACGCCACGATCTCACGGGGGCGGGCATAGTCGATGATCTGGTTGACGATCCGATCGAGGCGTTTGGTCTCCTGCAGGATGACGGCCAGATCGGGGCGGCGCGCATCGGCTGGGTCGGTATCATCGAGCAGGAGGGATGTGGTCGAGCCGATACCGACGAGCGGATTTCTGATTTCGTGCGCGATGCCTGCGGCCACCTGCCCGAGTGTGGCCAGTCGCTCGGCCCGACGCAGGCGCGATTGCATGAGATCGAGGGCCGTGATGTCCACATTGAACCCCTGGTACATGACGACCGCTCCGGAATGATCGCGAATCGGGATGCGCCGGCTCAAGACTTTTCTCACGGTGCCGTCCGCATGGAGAAACCGGAAGACCGTTTCATAGGGTTTCCCTTCCGTCACTGCTTGCGCGAATTCCTCGATGACTCGCTCCCGGTCCTCCGGGTGGATCGCGCGCCGGACTGCATCGGGGTCCTTCTCTTCGCTCGGATCGAGTCCCGCGAGGAGGCTGTTGTATCGATTGCTGAACACGAGGGTCATCCCCCTGGTGGTGAAGATCCCGAAGGGTGCATGGTCGACGATACTGCGATACTTGGCCTCCGAACCGGCCAGATCCTGGTTGAGCTGGCGCAGGTTGGCCTCGGACAGTTGCAGCGCCGCAATGTGGGAATGGATGGCCGAGCTCATGGCGTGCATGACACGGGACAGATTGCCGATTTCATCCGTTCGTGTCATCACCGGGACGTGCGGGATCGGATGCGTATCGGCCGCCATCACAGCGGTGGCCAGGCGCTCCAGCGGCGTCGTGATGGAGTGGGCGATGAGGTGTAACGCCGCCACCATGCAGATCAACGCGAAGAGACCGCCGCCGAGGATGGTCATGAGCATGGTGTCGCGATCCTGGGCGAGTTTCGCGAGTTTGGCATTCAGCGCCGTCTGGGCGAGATGTTCGAAGTGCCCCATGTCCTGGCGAATTTTCAACATCAGCGTTCGCCCTTTGCCTTCCTCGATGTAGAGCCGGGCCTCGTCGGGGTGGTCCGCCTTCACGGCGTCGATCAAGGTTTCCTTTTCATCGATGAATTGCCGGACGAGTTGTTGCACGGAGGTGATCAGCGCGCGCTGATCGTCATGGGCGGAGACCTGCGCTTCCAGCGTTCTGCCGATGTTCAGGACATGGTCCTGGGCGGTGCGATAGGGGAACAGATAATGTTCCTGGCTCGTGAGCACGAAACCGCGGAACCCTGTTTCGAGGTCCACGACAAGCCGAAGGTACTCCGAGGCCAATCGTTGGGAGTAGTAGATGTCATTGAGCTGGCCCTCGTCGTCGGAGAACGTCGTGACGCTGCGGTAGGTCAGGACGCTGAGGAGCAGCACCGTGAGCGCAGGAATCACCG
Protein-coding sequences here:
- a CDS encoding CHASE3 domain-containing protein, with the protein product MSDLLSNLPIARKLFLASVIPALTVLLLSVLTYRSVTTFSDDEGQLNDIYYSQRLASEYLRLVVDLETGFRGFVLTSQEHYLFPYRTAQDHVLNIGRTLEAQVSAHDDQRALITSVQQLVRQFIDEKETLIDAVKADHPDEARLYIEEGKGRTLMLKIRQDMGHFEHLAQTALNAKLAKLAQDRDTMLMTILGGGLFALICMVAALHLIAHSITTPLERLATAVMAADTHPIPHVPVMTRTDEIGNLSRVMHAMSSAIHSHIAALQLSEANLRQLNQDLAGSEAKYRSIVDHAPFGIFTTRGMTLVFSNRYNSLLAGLDPSEEKDPDAVRRAIHPEDRERVIEEFAQAVTEGKPYETVFRFLHADGTVRKVLSRRIPIRDHSGAVVMYQGFNVDITALDLMQSRLRRAERLATLGQVAAGIAHEIRNPLVGIGSTTSLLLDDTDPADARRPDLAVILQETKRLDRIVNQIIDYARPREIVAFAFDMAQLVQEVMKVLDEPLTRKQATIRLSAPDAPYTIQADRDQLKQVLLNVLQNAIEASPSGGTIAVTLVQQARGVEPGLEVTVADRGTGISPTHLPHVFEPFFTSGKPQGTGLGLAICRNILEAHGGEIALDSEVGRGTTVRVWAPLRQQPPRMQEEEQHAGHDLRHG
- a CDS encoding response regulator transcription factor, which encodes MTTPPRVLLADDHTLVLEGFRRIVEQRCEVVGAVEDGRALLDAATRLRPDLILLDISMPLLNGVDAARQLKKLLPDVKLIFVTMHADPAYVSEAFKAGASAYLLKRSAARELEQAIDSVLKGQYFVTSLLTKDLVTTLSAGQAGLFAQRQELTPRQREVLQLIAEGRTIKEIASLLNISPKTVEFHKAQIIFHLNLRTTAELTKYALAHGLTSA
- a CDS encoding sigma-54-dependent Fis family transcriptional regulator, with translation MQATIYVTDDEPAIRSAIVKRLSRRHHTVTGFESGEDVIRAVTQHAPDLILLDLKMPGMGGVETLRQLRPIAPQTLIIMLTAYGTVEDAVEAMRLGAYDFLIKSVDLSGVDPVVDRAIEFLTLRHRVEFSLEDQNSPYALSNIDARSPAMQLLLGQVRDVAQNAKSTVLLQGETGTGKEFLARVIHCNSPRASGPFVAVNCTAIPKELFESELFGHERGAFTGAHQRKRGLLEKAEGGTLFLDEIGDLDPAMQAKLLRVLQERTFRRVGGTEDLSVDFRLMTATNRDLKKDTARGSFREDLFFRLNVVTFELPPLRVRAEDILPLSMQAMLRFGKEFGKEVVDIEPEAQELLQRYSYPGNIRELQNIIERAMILCHDKTLTAGCLPRELREQAPHIAVAMAQGEHPSLRIEMVLGQQTLADIESALIEEVVRLSDHNKTLAAKHLGLTRFALDRRLKKQMEQD
- a CDS encoding sensor histidine kinase encodes the protein MAGKHNSWILPGIVGLTCGLFALDLFMPLGVAIGALYAGIVLLASFSPNPRLPLLTAACATGLLIVGAVGGPRLSSIPLWVGVTNASLGLVVVWISAVLLRQRHHAEIRLRQAKDELEARVAARTRELADVNRTLLHEISEHVETEESLRASEHDLATSRQELRDLAARLLTAQEEERRRISRDLHDDINQRLAMLVVQAESLESSLPPSASDCSKELRSIQDRLTELSDDVRHLAYQFHPSILDDLGLTVALQRLVDECAARANLQGTFDVSPAPQTVPQTVATCLYRIAQESLANVMKHAQASRVMVSLASTADAITLTVQDDGVGFDTQQLANNHRGLGLISMAERLRLVRGTVTIDSLPHQGTRLYIKVPHAEVPV